Proteins encoded by one window of Planktothrix tepida PCC 9214:
- the psbE gene encoding cytochrome b559 subunit alpha, whose product MSGTTGERPFGDIITSIRYWVIHSITIPALFIAGWLFVSTGLAYDAFGTPRPDEYFTQQRQELPIVSDRFNSKDQIGDFISK is encoded by the coding sequence ATGTCAGGAACAACTGGAGAGCGTCCTTTTGGCGATATTATTACCAGTATCCGGTATTGGGTGATTCACAGTATTACAATTCCGGCTTTATTTATTGCAGGTTGGCTGTTTGTCAGCACCGGTTTAGCTTACGATGCCTTTGGAACCCCTCGCCCTGATGAGTATTTTACTCAACAACGCCAGGAACTTCCGATTGTAAGCGATCGCTTTAATAGCAAAGATCAAATTGGCGATTTCATTAGTAAATAG
- a CDS encoding citrate synthase yields MTAVSEFKPGLEGVPATLSSISYVDGQKGILEYRGISIQQLANYSTFLETSYLLIWGKLPTKDELTEFEHEIRYHRRIKYRIRDMMKCFPETGHPMDALQTSAAALGLFYSRRALDNPQYIREAVVRLLAKIPTMVAAFQLMRKGNDPVQPRDDLDYSANFLYMLSEREPDPLAAWVFDVCLTLHAEHTINASTFSAMVTASTLTDPYAVIASAVGTLAGPLHGGANEEVLVMLEEIGAVENVAPYIDSLIAQKSKIMGFGHRVYKVKDPRATILQQLAEKLFEKFGHDQYYEIALELERVVADRLGGKGIYPNVDFYSGLVYRKLGIPADLFTPIFAIARVSGWLAHWKEQLTKNRIFRPTQIYTGSHNETYVPIDERNCAINLEESTL; encoded by the coding sequence ATGACTGCTGTTAGTGAATTCAAACCTGGTCTTGAAGGCGTTCCAGCCACCTTATCCAGCATTAGCTACGTTGATGGACAAAAAGGCATTCTGGAGTACCGAGGAATTAGTATTCAACAACTGGCGAACTATAGTACCTTTCTGGAAACATCTTATTTGTTGATTTGGGGAAAACTTCCCACTAAAGACGAATTAACTGAGTTTGAGCATGAAATTCGCTATCATCGACGGATTAAATATCGGATTCGGGACATGATGAAATGTTTCCCGGAAACGGGTCATCCTATGGATGCCTTACAAACCTCAGCCGCGGCGTTAGGATTATTCTATTCTCGTCGGGCTTTGGATAATCCTCAATATATTCGAGAAGCGGTGGTGCGGTTACTTGCAAAAATTCCCACGATGGTGGCTGCATTTCAATTAATGCGGAAAGGAAATGATCCGGTACAACCCCGTGATGATTTGGATTATTCCGCTAATTTTCTCTATATGTTGAGTGAACGGGAACCTGATCCCTTAGCAGCATGGGTTTTTGATGTGTGTCTGACTCTTCATGCAGAACATACCATTAACGCTTCTACCTTTTCCGCCATGGTGACCGCTTCTACGTTAACCGATCCCTATGCGGTGATTGCTTCAGCCGTTGGTACTTTGGCAGGGCCATTACATGGAGGGGCCAATGAAGAGGTTTTAGTGATGTTAGAAGAAATTGGTGCTGTAGAAAATGTCGCTCCCTATATAGACAGTCTGATTGCTCAAAAATCTAAGATTATGGGATTCGGACATCGGGTTTATAAAGTTAAAGACCCCCGCGCTACGATTTTACAACAACTAGCCGAAAAACTGTTTGAGAAGTTCGGTCATGACCAATATTATGAAATTGCGCTGGAACTAGAACGAGTCGTTGCTGATCGTTTAGGCGGAAAAGGAATTTATCCTAACGTTGATTTCTATTCGGGTCTGGTTTATCGCAAGTTAGGCATTCCGGCCGATTTATTCACCCCAATTTTTGCGATCGCTCGTGTTTCGGGTTGGTTAGCCCACTGGAAAGAACAACTCACCAAAAACCGCATCTTCCGCCCCACTCAAATTTATACGGGTTCTCACAATGAAACCTACGTTCCTATCGATGAACGTAACTGTGCCATTAACCTAGAAGAATCAACGTTGTAA
- a CDS encoding photosynthesis system II assembly factor Ycf48 — translation MHIVKFLQKIVIVLTVALICASCRYLPQLSYNPWEVVPTETQANLADIAFTGTNPKHGWIVGSDATLLETTDGGDHWQVKQLDLGEEKVRFNAISFKGSEGWIVGLPSILLHTTNEGNKWERISLNAKLPGAPYSIVALSPNTAEMTTDVGAIYQTEDGGKTWKALVEDAVGFVRSLSRSADGRYISVSAKGNFYSTWEPGSKAWEPHNRYSSKRLEKIGFGQDGRLWMIARGGELRFTDPEDIQAWGDPVNPEYSTSWGFLDLAYRTPEEIWVSGGSGNLLCSFDGGQTWQKDRGIENVPSNLYKIKFFDPEQGFVLGQRGTLLRYQGSTPEAA, via the coding sequence ATGCACATTGTTAAATTTTTGCAAAAAATCGTTATAGTCTTGACAGTTGCATTAATTTGTGCAAGCTGTCGATACCTGCCCCAACTCAGTTACAATCCCTGGGAAGTGGTTCCCACTGAAACCCAAGCGAATTTAGCTGACATTGCCTTTACCGGAACCAACCCGAAACATGGTTGGATTGTGGGCAGTGACGCGACGCTATTGGAAACCACCGATGGGGGCGACCATTGGCAAGTCAAGCAACTGGATTTAGGGGAAGAAAAAGTTCGCTTCAACGCCATCAGCTTTAAGGGGTCTGAGGGCTGGATTGTGGGACTACCCTCCATTTTGTTGCATACGACCAATGAAGGGAATAAGTGGGAGCGAATTAGCCTCAATGCTAAATTACCCGGTGCTCCATATAGTATTGTGGCTCTTAGTCCCAATACCGCAGAAATGACAACGGATGTGGGAGCGATTTACCAAACCGAAGATGGCGGGAAAACCTGGAAAGCTCTCGTTGAAGATGCCGTAGGTTTTGTCAGAAGTCTGTCTCGTTCTGCGGATGGTCGCTATATTAGCGTTTCGGCTAAGGGGAATTTTTACTCAACTTGGGAACCGGGATCTAAAGCGTGGGAACCTCATAACCGTTACAGTTCTAAACGGTTAGAAAAGATTGGTTTTGGTCAAGATGGCCGCTTGTGGATGATTGCTCGGGGCGGTGAATTGCGGTTTACTGACCCAGAAGATATCCAAGCCTGGGGTGATCCGGTTAACCCAGAATATTCTACCAGTTGGGGATTTTTAGATTTAGCTTATCGCACTCCTGAAGAAATTTGGGTCAGTGGCGGGAGTGGAAATCTTCTGTGTAGTTTTGACGGTGGCCAAACTTGGCAGAAAGATCGGGGAATAGAAAATGTCCCATCGAATCTGTACAAAATCAAGTTTTTCGACCCTGAACAAGGGTTTGTCCTGGGTCAAAGGGGGACATTACTCCGTTATCAAGGTTCGACCCCAGAAGCGGCTTAA
- a CDS encoding photosystem II reaction center protein J produces the protein MLQSGRLPLWLIATVAGTGVLVVVGLFFYGSYVGLGSSF, from the coding sequence GTGTTGCAATCAGGTAGACTTCCCTTGTGGTTAATTGCCACTGTTGCGGGAACAGGTGTTTTAGTTGTGGTTGGTTTATTTTTCTACGGTTCTTATGTGGGTTTAGGTTCTTCCTTCTAA
- the nuoH gene encoding NADH-quinone oxidoreductase subunit NuoH codes for MNPGIDLQESFVEALIGLGLPSEIAKLFWLPLPMGLMLVAATVGVLATVWLERKISAAAQQRIGPEYIGPMGTLAPLADGLKLLFKEDTVPTNSDPWLFTLGPIIVAIPVFLSYLIVPFGQNMVITDLGTAIFLWIALSSIQPIGLLMSGYASNNKYSLLGGLRAAAQSISYEIPLALAVLAVVMMSNSMSTLDIVNQQSGYGILGWNIWRQPVGFLIFWIAALAECERLPFDLPEAEEELVAGYQTEYSGMKFALYYLASYINLVLSSLMVAVLYLGGWDFPIPVDWVAHTLGLSETTPWLQVILAMLGITMTVLKAYLLVFTAILLRWTVPRVRIDQLLNLGWKFLLPVGLVNLLLTAALKLAFPVAFGG; via the coding sequence ATGAACCCAGGAATTGACTTACAAGAAAGTTTTGTAGAAGCCCTAATAGGTCTGGGCTTACCGTCAGAGATTGCTAAATTGTTTTGGCTTCCTCTGCCGATGGGACTAATGCTTGTAGCTGCAACCGTTGGTGTTTTAGCAACGGTCTGGTTAGAACGGAAAATTTCTGCCGCAGCCCAACAACGCATTGGCCCGGAATATATAGGCCCGATGGGAACCTTAGCCCCTTTAGCAGATGGCTTGAAATTGCTCTTTAAAGAAGATACGGTTCCGACAAATTCTGACCCTTGGTTATTTACCTTGGGGCCGATTATTGTAGCAATTCCCGTGTTTTTGTCCTATTTAATTGTCCCTTTTGGACAAAACATGGTGATTACAGATTTAGGAACTGCTATTTTTCTGTGGATTGCCCTTTCGAGTATTCAACCCATTGGGTTGTTAATGTCGGGTTATGCCTCCAATAATAAATACTCTTTATTAGGAGGGTTACGAGCCGCAGCCCAATCCATTAGTTATGAAATTCCTCTGGCTTTAGCAGTTCTGGCTGTGGTGATGATGTCCAATAGTATGAGTACCCTGGATATCGTCAATCAACAGTCGGGCTATGGAATTTTAGGTTGGAATATTTGGCGTCAACCCGTTGGATTCTTGATCTTCTGGATTGCAGCTTTAGCTGAATGTGAGCGTTTACCTTTCGATTTACCTGAAGCTGAAGAAGAACTGGTGGCGGGTTACCAGACTGAATATTCAGGGATGAAGTTTGCTCTGTATTATTTAGCCTCATACATCAATTTGGTACTCTCATCCCTGATGGTGGCGGTTTTATACCTGGGGGGTTGGGATTTTCCGATTCCTGTCGATTGGGTGGCTCATACGTTAGGGTTGAGTGAAACCACACCCTGGTTACAAGTGATATTGGCGATGCTGGGCATCACCATGACGGTTTTAAAAGCTTATCTTTTGGTCTTTACGGCAATTTTACTGCGCTGGACAGTGCCTCGCGTTCGGATTGACCAACTGTTAAATCTAGGCTGGAAATTCTTATTACCGGTTGGTTTAGTCAATTTGCTGTTAACCGCAGCCCTGAAATTGGCGTTCCCCGTTGCTTTTGGTGGATAA
- the ndhI gene encoding NAD(P)H-quinone oxidoreductase subunit I translates to MKFLNQVTEYAKETFQAAKYIGQGLSVTFDHMRRRPITVQYPYEKLIPSERFRGRIHFEFDKCIACEVCVRVCPINLPVVDWNYNKESKKKQLKHYSIDFGVCIFCGNCVEYCPTNCLSMTEEYELGVYDRHELNYDSVALGRLPYKVTNDPMVTPLREFAYLPAGEFDPHDLPETARRAGLRPESIIEQLEKKE, encoded by the coding sequence CTGAAGTTTCTTAACCAAGTCACTGAGTACGCCAAAGAAACCTTTCAAGCTGCCAAATATATTGGTCAGGGGCTTTCTGTTACATTTGATCATATGCGTCGTCGTCCGATTACGGTTCAGTACCCCTACGAAAAATTAATTCCTTCTGAACGGTTTCGGGGACGGATTCACTTTGAATTTGACAAATGTATTGCTTGCGAAGTTTGTGTTCGTGTCTGTCCGATCAATTTACCTGTGGTGGATTGGAACTATAACAAGGAAAGCAAGAAAAAGCAGCTTAAACACTACAGTATTGATTTTGGCGTCTGTATTTTCTGTGGGAACTGTGTAGAATACTGTCCCACAAACTGCCTCTCCATGACGGAGGAGTATGAATTAGGAGTTTATGACCGTCATGAGTTGAATTATGATAGCGTCGCTTTGGGACGTTTACCTTATAAAGTCACGAATGATCCCATGGTCACGCCGTTACGCGAGTTCGCTTATTTACCGGCTGGGGAATTTGACCCCCATGATCTGCCGGAAACGGCTCGTCGTGCTGGCTTGCGTCCAGAGTCCATTATTGAACAACTGGAAAAAAAAGAATAA
- the nuoK gene encoding NADH-quinone oxidoreductase subunit NuoK, with amino-acid sequence MQLQLEYFLLLAAALFCIGIYGLITSRNAVRVLMSIEILLNAVNLNLMAFSNFLDSANIKGQVFTVFVITVAAAEAAVGLAIVLTIYRNRDTVDMEEFNLLKW; translated from the coding sequence ATGCAATTACAACTGGAGTATTTTTTGTTGTTAGCGGCGGCTTTATTTTGCATTGGAATTTATGGATTAATTACCAGCCGAAATGCAGTGCGAGTGTTAATGTCCATTGAAATCTTACTAAATGCAGTCAACTTGAATTTAATGGCATTTTCTAACTTTTTAGATTCTGCTAATATTAAAGGTCAAGTCTTTACTGTATTTGTGATTACTGTAGCTGCGGCTGAAGCCGCCGTCGGTTTAGCAATTGTTCTCACCATTTATCGCAACCGAGACACGGTTGATATGGAAGAATTTAATTTGTTAAAATGGTAA
- a CDS encoding NADH-quinone oxidoreductase subunit J gives MNLAEGVQFVAFGLLAVMIIGTALGVVLLTNIVYSAFLLGGVFISIAGLYLLLNADFVAAAQVLIYVGSVNVLILFGIMLVNKRETFKELPLSWLRKGSTAVVCVGLFALLGAMVLSTSWSITPVVAPVESSIALIGQHFFTDFLLPFELASVFLLMAMVGAIILARRDYIPDVSSTQKTETPVLTLQERPREFVSIGSDRPQDR, from the coding sequence GTGAATCTAGCAGAAGGGGTTCAATTTGTTGCATTTGGCTTATTAGCCGTGATGATCATTGGAACAGCTTTAGGTGTGGTACTGCTGACCAATATCGTCTATTCTGCGTTTTTATTGGGTGGTGTATTTATTAGCATTGCCGGATTATATCTTCTCCTGAATGCTGATTTTGTCGCCGCTGCACAAGTTTTAATTTATGTCGGTTCGGTGAATGTTCTCATCCTATTTGGGATTATGTTAGTCAACAAGAGGGAAACTTTTAAAGAACTTCCTCTAAGTTGGCTTCGCAAAGGCTCAACAGCCGTTGTTTGTGTGGGATTATTTGCCCTTTTAGGCGCAATGGTCTTGTCTACATCTTGGTCAATTACCCCAGTGGTTGCACCCGTTGAAAGTTCAATTGCTTTAATTGGACAACACTTTTTTACCGATTTCCTATTACCCTTTGAATTGGCTTCGGTGTTTCTTTTAATGGCGATGGTCGGAGCAATTATTCTGGCCCGTCGAGATTATATTCCTGATGTTTCATCTACCCAAAAAACTGAGACTCCGGTTTTAACTTTACAAGAACGTCCCCGTGAGTTCGTATCTATAGGAAGCGATCGCCCTCAAGATCGTTAG
- a CDS encoding photosystem II reaction center protein L, translating to MERSNNPNRQPVELNRTSLYLGLLLIFVLGILFSSYFFN from the coding sequence ATGGAACGGAGTAATAATCCCAATCGTCAACCTGTTGAGTTGAACAGAACTTCACTCTATTTAGGTTTGCTGTTGATTTTTGTTCTGGGTATTTTATTCTCCAGTTATTTCTTTAACTAA
- the ndhC gene encoding photosynthetic/respiratory NAD(P)H-quinone oxidoreductase subunit C produces the protein MFVLSGYEYFLGFLIICSLVPILALGASKVLRPKSRSGVRRTTYESGNEPIGGAWIQFNIRYYMFALVFVVFDVETVFLYPWAVAFHNLGLLAFIEALIFIAILVIALVYAWRKGALEWS, from the coding sequence GTGTTTGTTCTTAGTGGCTACGAATATTTTTTAGGCTTCTTAATCATTTGCAGCCTAGTTCCTATCCTGGCTTTGGGCGCGTCCAAAGTCCTACGACCCAAAAGCCGGAGTGGTGTCCGTCGCACCACCTACGAATCGGGGAACGAACCCATCGGAGGGGCATGGATTCAATTCAACATCCGATACTATATGTTCGCCTTGGTGTTTGTCGTCTTCGACGTTGAAACCGTGTTTCTCTACCCTTGGGCCGTTGCCTTTCATAATTTGGGACTCTTGGCTTTTATTGAAGCCCTGATATTTATTGCAATTCTCGTCATTGCACTGGTTTACGCTTGGCGTAAAGGTGCCTTGGAATGGTCATAA
- a CDS encoding rubredoxin yields the protein MSEPATEVTALDRHECKACGYVYEPTKGSSNVLAGTAFTDLPTKWRCPVCGAPKSQFINIGSEENPSGFQENLGFGLGVNTLTAQQKNLLIFGSLALGFLFFMSLYGLN from the coding sequence ATGAGTGAACCAGCCACTGAAGTGACAGCCCTTGATCGCCATGAGTGTAAGGCTTGTGGCTATGTCTATGAGCCAACCAAAGGCAGTTCTAATGTTCTTGCGGGGACAGCGTTTACAGATTTACCGACAAAGTGGCGTTGTCCCGTCTGTGGCGCACCGAAAAGCCAGTTTATCAATATTGGCTCTGAGGAAAACCCCTCTGGGTTTCAAGAGAACTTAGGCTTTGGTTTGGGGGTAAATACCTTGACCGCCCAGCAAAAGAATCTCCTAATTTTTGGGAGCTTGGCCCTGGGATTTTTGTTCTTTATGAGCTTGTATGGCCTAAATTGA
- the psbF gene encoding cytochrome b559 subunit beta, with protein sequence MATGTSSNEPITYPIFTVRWLAVHTLAVPTVFFLGAIAAMQFIQR encoded by the coding sequence ATGGCAACTGGTACCAGTTCCAATGAACCGATAACTTATCCGATTTTTACAGTCCGTTGGTTAGCCGTTCATACTTTAGCAGTACCTACGGTTTTCTTCCTCGGTGCGATCGCGGCCATGCAATTTATTCAACGATAG
- the ndhK gene encoding photosynthetic/respiratory NAD(P)H-quinone oxidoreductase subunit K translates to MTQSISPEMEKIINPVERPQVTQELSENVILTTVDDLYNWARLSSLWPLLYGTACCFIEFAALIGSRFDFDRFGLVPRSSPRQADLLITAGTITMKYAPILVRLYEQMPEPKYVIAMGACTVTGGMFSMDSTTAVRGVDKLIPVDVYIPGCPPRPEAIIDAVIKLRKKISDDSLQERANLQQTHRYYTRRHNMKPVAPILTGQYLVTESRQVPPKQLTEAMGMPIPPALIAERTKEEKRG, encoded by the coding sequence ATGACTCAAAGCATTTCACCCGAAATGGAAAAAATTATCAATCCGGTTGAGCGTCCCCAAGTCACTCAGGAACTCTCGGAAAACGTGATTCTGACAACGGTGGATGACCTTTACAACTGGGCAAGGCTGTCTAGCTTATGGCCTCTGTTGTACGGGACAGCTTGTTGTTTTATTGAATTTGCCGCTTTAATTGGTTCTCGGTTTGACTTTGACCGTTTTGGTTTGGTTCCTCGGTCTAGTCCTCGACAAGCGGATTTATTGATTACCGCCGGAACCATCACCATGAAATATGCTCCGATTTTGGTGCGTTTGTACGAACAAATGCCAGAACCGAAGTATGTGATTGCCATGGGAGCTTGTACCGTTACCGGAGGAATGTTCAGCATGGACTCCACAACGGCCGTGCGAGGGGTTGATAAATTAATTCCTGTGGATGTTTATATTCCGGGGTGTCCTCCTCGTCCCGAAGCCATTATTGATGCGGTGATCAAACTGCGTAAGAAAATTTCGGATGATTCCTTGCAAGAACGGGCTAATCTTCAACAAACCCATCGCTATTACACCCGTCGTCATAATATGAAACCGGTTGCACCGATTTTAACCGGCCAATATTTAGTCACCGAGTCCCGTCAAGTTCCCCCCAAACAGTTAACCGAAGCTATGGGAATGCCGATTCCTCCCGCTTTAATTGCCGAACGGACAAAGGAGGAAAAACGTGGCTAA
- a CDS encoding NAD(P)H-quinone oxidoreductase subunit J, which produces MANSEAPLVEARKVSQWLSQNGFEHESLGPNTMGVEMIKVDRDYLIPLATALYAYGFNCLRCQCAYDAGPGDALVSVYHLVKIDDNVEQPQEICVKVFVPRDDPRVPSVYWIWKAADFQERESYDMYGIVYEGHPNLKRILMPEDWVGWPLRKDYISPDFHELQDAY; this is translated from the coding sequence GTGGCTAATTCCGAAGCCCCCCTCGTTGAAGCCAGAAAAGTTTCTCAATGGCTCAGTCAAAATGGCTTTGAGCATGAATCCCTTGGCCCGAATACAATGGGCGTGGAAATGATTAAAGTGGATCGAGATTATTTGATCCCCTTAGCCACTGCTTTGTATGCCTATGGGTTCAACTGTCTGCGTTGTCAATGCGCCTATGATGCTGGCCCTGGGGATGCCTTAGTCAGCGTTTATCACTTAGTTAAAATTGATGACAATGTGGAACAACCCCAGGAAATCTGCGTCAAGGTCTTCGTTCCACGGGATGATCCCAGAGTCCCTTCAGTCTACTGGATCTGGAAAGCAGCCGATTTTCAGGAGCGAGAATCCTACGATATGTATGGTATCGTCTACGAAGGTCATCCCAATCTCAAACGGATTTTAATGCCGGAAGATTGGGTCGGTTGGCCTTTAAGAAAAGATTATATCTCTCCTGATTTCCATGAATTGCAAGATGCCTATTGA
- a CDS encoding SdrD B-like domain-containing protein, which translates to MSTLNGTTFNDINFNGIFDAGDIALPNVTVFLDSNGNGLPESLEKVSITDINGFYSFPSLAAGSYQVGQVVPPGFTRTTVAKPVTLTGAADTATFNIANTGAVTPVVPSLSGNIAGAVFVDNNLLGLYNYVYDDNGNIVPYNSNIYDSNGNLIVNTNGFANTQIYDPFTDATLPNIPVYIDLNNDGFLNSNEPSTFTNEAGFYNFNVLPPGSYLLRIAQASEVTGENSILGDLLSTTNTPLVVDVFGGSTTRADLGVVAPNSVYGKVINDLNGNGFPEASEPGIRGVTVFIDSNGNNVFDLGEKSTVSGADGAYIIKGLNTNVGQQSNETLAQNPYLAYQLLADPLSVAKSFPVTSVPPTTSYVRTSPLPGATIDAPVIPAGSAQANFLYTFAPTASAVLPDSITGFVFNDLNGDGIVQPGEPNLPGAEIYLDLNNNSKLDSSEPSSVSDAAGSFGFLNLDTPKDYIVRTTDQFLTTAVPNVILGTNQAAQVAVGLATFQPSPAINQNALIPVPGTTVV; encoded by the coding sequence GTGAGCACTCTCAACGGTACAACATTTAATGATATTAATTTCAACGGCATCTTTGATGCTGGAGATATTGCACTTCCCAATGTCACTGTCTTTTTAGATAGCAATGGCAATGGTTTACCCGAGTCCCTAGAAAAAGTTTCGATCACTGACATTAACGGTTTTTATTCGTTTCCCAGTCTAGCGGCAGGAAGCTATCAAGTTGGACAAGTCGTTCCTCCAGGTTTTACACGGACAACGGTAGCCAAACCTGTCACCCTAACAGGAGCCGCAGACACAGCTACATTTAACATTGCCAATACTGGAGCCGTTACCCCCGTTGTTCCGTCTCTGAGTGGCAACATTGCAGGGGCTGTCTTTGTAGATAACAATCTGCTCGGTCTCTACAACTACGTCTACGACGATAACGGCAATATCGTTCCCTATAATTCCAACATCTACGACAGTAACGGCAACCTGATTGTCAATACCAATGGGTTTGCCAATACTCAGATATATGATCCCTTTACGGATGCGACGTTACCCAATATTCCGGTCTACATTGACCTGAACAACGATGGTTTCCTCAACTCCAACGAACCTAGCACTTTTACGAATGAAGCCGGGTTTTATAACTTTAATGTTTTACCCCCGGGTTCCTACTTGTTGAGAATTGCTCAAGCTTCTGAGGTAACAGGAGAAAACTCGATTCTGGGTGATCTCTTATCAACAACCAATACTCCGTTAGTGGTTGATGTCTTTGGTGGCTCGACCACCAGAGCCGATCTGGGTGTTGTTGCTCCCAATAGTGTTTACGGTAAAGTCATTAATGACCTGAATGGTAATGGCTTCCCCGAAGCTTCAGAACCCGGAATTCGAGGCGTTACGGTCTTTATTGATTCTAATGGAAATAACGTCTTTGACTTAGGTGAAAAGTCTACGGTGAGTGGTGCTGATGGGGCTTACATTATCAAAGGCTTAAATACTAATGTTGGACAGCAATCTAACGAAACCTTAGCTCAAAACCCCTATCTCGCTTACCAGCTTTTAGCCGATCCCCTTTCTGTCGCCAAGTCTTTCCCCGTAACTTCCGTTCCCCCAACGACTAGCTACGTTAGAACTTCACCTCTGCCTGGGGCTACAATTGATGCTCCGGTGATTCCAGCAGGTTCTGCTCAGGCTAACTTCCTCTATACTTTTGCTCCTACAGCAAGTGCCGTCTTACCGGACAGCATCACAGGATTTGTTTTCAATGATCTTAACGGTGATGGCATTGTTCAACCGGGTGAACCCAATCTGCCCGGTGCGGAAATCTATCTTGACCTCAATAACAACTCCAAGTTAGATTCCAGTGAACCGAGTTCAGTGAGTGATGCGGCGGGTTCCTTCGGGTTCTTGAATCTTGACACTCCCAAGGACTACATTGTTCGGACAACGGATCAGTTCTTAACCACTGCCGTTCCTAATGTCATCTTAGGTACGAATCAAGCAGCCCAAGTTGCCGTTGGTTTGGCGACTTTCCAACCCAGTCCCGCCATTAACCAAAACGCTTTAATTCCCGTTCCGGGAACCACTGTCGTTTAA
- a CDS encoding M16 family metallopeptidase: MSQVFATSTFPASTFKLNNGLTVIHQQIPATPVVVVDVWVRAGAIYEPDMWSGMAHFLEHMIFKGTEWIGPGVFDQVIESCGGVANAATSHDYAHFYITTAAQYLKETLQALGDLLLHATIPESEFNRERDVVLEEIRQAQDDPDWLSFQALMETVYERHPYSRSVLGTEAKLMEHSPYEMRCFHRCRYQPENMAVVIIGGVEEQQALDLIHEAFDNFFPPASFPHLYEVVRPQIKEIRRRELRLPYIEEARLTLAWTGPGIDHLRQAYGLDLISSIIASGRTSRLVQKLREKLQLVHDICSDFSLQQESSLFTISALLEPQNLEKVEDLICEEIHELMIEPISETELRRSQRFLCNDYAFSTETPGQLAGLYGYYFTVAQPDLSVTYPLQIQSFQPLELQNIVTELLNLNHYAVMVVQP, translated from the coding sequence TTGTCTCAAGTTTTCGCAACGTCAACGTTTCCCGCCAGCACGTTTAAGCTGAATAATGGTTTAACGGTTATTCACCAGCAAATTCCGGCAACCCCAGTTGTCGTTGTTGATGTCTGGGTAAGGGCTGGTGCCATTTATGAGCCGGATATGTGGTCAGGAATGGCGCACTTTTTAGAACACATGATTTTTAAGGGTACAGAGTGGATTGGCCCTGGTGTGTTCGATCAAGTGATTGAAAGTTGTGGGGGTGTGGCGAATGCTGCTACCAGTCACGATTATGCTCATTTTTATATTACAACTGCCGCTCAATATTTGAAGGAAACATTGCAGGCTTTGGGGGATTTATTACTACACGCAACGATTCCCGAAAGCGAGTTTAATCGAGAACGGGATGTGGTTTTAGAAGAAATTCGTCAAGCGCAAGATGATCCTGATTGGCTGAGTTTTCAAGCCTTGATGGAAACGGTGTATGAACGTCATCCCTACAGTCGTTCTGTTTTGGGTACAGAAGCGAAATTAATGGAACACTCGCCCTATGAAATGCGTTGCTTCCATCGATGTCGTTACCAACCGGAAAATATGGCGGTTGTGATTATTGGGGGTGTGGAGGAGCAGCAAGCTTTGGATTTAATTCATGAAGCCTTTGATAATTTTTTCCCCCCTGCTAGTTTCCCCCATCTTTATGAGGTGGTTCGCCCCCAAATTAAAGAAATTCGTCGCCGAGAACTGCGTTTACCTTATATTGAAGAAGCACGATTAACCTTAGCGTGGACAGGGCCAGGAATTGACCATTTAAGACAAGCTTATGGCTTAGATTTAATTTCTTCCATTATCGCATCGGGACGAACTTCTCGATTAGTCCAAAAACTGCGAGAGAAACTTCAGCTTGTCCATGATATTTGCAGCGATTTTTCTTTACAACAAGAGTCTAGCTTATTTACAATTAGTGCTTTATTAGAACCTCAAAATTTAGAGAAAGTAGAAGACTTAATTTGTGAAGAAATTCATGAATTAATGATTGAGCCAATTTCTGAAACCGAATTGAGGCGAAGTCAACGTTTTCTCTGTAATGACTATGCCTTTTCAACGGAGACTCCAGGACAGTTAGCCGGGTTATATGGATATTATTTCACCGTCGCACAACCTGATTTATCCGTAACTTATCCCCTACAAATTCAATCCTTTCAGCCTTTAGAACTCCAAAATATTGTGACCGAACTCCTGAATTTAAACCATTATGCAGTCATGGTTGTTCAGCCATAA